GTATTCAGTTACTCATAATGTCTTACACTGGTGGTTTTCTCAATGCTTGCTCTTTTACTATTTCCTTCTATTCTTTACACTTCTGTGGACCAAATCGAGTCAAtcattttttctgtgattttgctCCATTGGTTGAACTCTCCTGTTCTGACATCAGTATCCCTACAGTTGTCCCCTCATTTACATCTGGCTCCATCATCGTGGTTACAGTATCTGTCATAGCTATATCCTACCTCTATATCCTCATCACCATTCTGAGGATGCACTCCACCGAGGGGCGCCAcaaggccttctccacctgcacGTCCCACCTCACAGCAGTCACTCTGTTCTATGGGACCATCACATTCATTTATGTGATGCCCAAGTCCAGCTACTCAACTGACCAGAACAAGGTGGTGTCTGTATTCTACATAGTGGTGATCCCCATGTTGAATCCCCTCATTTACAGCCTCAGGAACAATGAGATTAAGGGGGCTCTAAGAGAGCTTGGCAGAAAAATACTTTCTTAGTGAAGCCTGTTATTTCATAGGATTTGATATGATAATATGCCatgaagataataagaagaggaaattgagagTCTGTGGTTTAAATATATCCATTCCATGTCATTAGCCAGGGAGCAGTTTTTTAGTAAAGGTAGGGAATAAATTTTCGGATATCTAATTTTAAGTCAGAGACCTATAGTGAGTTACCTTTAGTggaataaaatcaaattttaattaaaaaaaaccacatcAGTCCCATGAAAAAATACTTCATCttctgaaaatagttttaaaatgttattcacaTAATTTTTCCAAAATTGTACCTCCAAACCTTTAAGCCTGAGTCCATTTTCAACTGCAGTTTTTTCTGTAATGAGCGAGATCAGTATACTTTTGCCTGTGTACATTCTGAGAGGAAATGACAAAGCGGAGTCAGAAAGCTTTTGGAAACACTCTCTTGGGAAGCTTATATGATAAGGATGGACTTTATGGATCCATAAATTCTGGCCTATGTTCCTGGTCTCTGGCTCCAGTCACCATATAAAAGGTCCCCAAGGAAGAACATGAGAAGTCCCTGACTTGTGAATTCAGTCAGGTTCAAAGATGACTTCTCTCTGGGAATAAGTAGGGTCTCTAAACTCTTCAAGGACTGAGTGGAACAAACTGTTGGAGTGACTTTTTCATTGCTAGGTTTACATCCTACTCAGTAAGCAGGAAGGAACTGGATTGTCTCCCCCTTAATTTTGTAACTGTCCCTTGGAGAGGTTTAATTGACCTCCATGTGCTcttgaaagagcctcttgatgaaagtgaaagagagtgaaaaagttggcttaaaactcaacatttaaaaaactaagttcatggcatctggtcccatcacttcacagcaaatagatgagaaaacaatgcaaacagagagagactttattttgtggggctccaaaatcactgcagatggtgactgcaccacgaaattaaaagaggcttgctccttggaagaaaagctatgacaaacctagacagggtattaaaaagcagaaacataacTGACAAagctatgtttgtttttttttccctagtcaaagctatggtttttccagtagtcatgtatggatgtgagagttggactacaaagaaagctgagcaccaaagaactgatgcttttgaattatggtgttggagaagactcaagagtcccttggactgcaaggagatcaaactagtcaatcctaaaggaaatcagtcctgaatattcactgaaaggactcatgctgaagctccaatactttggccacctgatgcaaagaactgactcattggaaaagaccctgatgctgggaaagattgaaggcagaaggagaaggggatgacagaagatgagatggttggatggcatcacaaaccaatggacatgagtt
This sequence is a window from Odocoileus virginianus isolate 20LAN1187 ecotype Illinois chromosome 10, Ovbor_1.2, whole genome shotgun sequence. Protein-coding genes within it:
- the LOC110121722 gene encoding olfactory receptor 5P6-like — translated: MKTENHTAETEFILLGLTNDPVLRIILFIIILFIYLMTICGNLGTNLLIRISSQLHHPMYFFLSHLAIVDVGYSSSVTPNMLANFLVERNTISYPGCATQLGSAVFFGSTECFLLAAMAYDRFIAICDPLLYSTKMSTRVCIQLLIMSYTGGFLNACSFTISFYSLHFCGPNRVNHFFCDFAPLVELSCSDISIPTVVPSFTSGSIIVVTVSVIAISYLYILITILRMHSTEGRHKAFSTCTSHLTAVTLFYGTITFIYVMPKSSYSTDQNKVVSVFYIVVIPMLNPLIYSLRNNEIKGALRELGRKILS